CCTCTGTGAGGCTCTTGGCGTCGTGGCATGCATCGCACAGGCCTTGCTCGTTCGATTGATCGTCAGCACCTCCCTCGGCCAGCGGGATGATGTGGTCGCGCTGGGTTGCCAGCATCACCACACCCAAGGCCTTGCAGGCAACGCACAGCGGCGCACGGCGGAACAGATCGGCGCGCATGGCCTGCAGCTTGCGGCCCGTGATGCGCTTGGTGGCGGTGGGCTTCTTGGTCCACTGGGGACGCGGATGCTTGGCACAGCGCGACGATCCATCGCGTACCAGCACACCGCAACCAGGATGGCTGCAGGGCTTGGCGGCGGCTTGAGGCATGGAGGGGGAAATAAAAAAGCCCTCAGAGGTGAGGGCTAAGACACGAGGCGTTACCGCTTCGGATCAGGAGACACGTTGGAAGCAGCTTGCCAGAAATGTAGCAACAAACTCTATGACGTAAAACCCCTGGCCTTATCTTTGTCGCGCTCGGCCTTGTCACCAAACCAGGCCGACAGCGCGTGGTCCGCAGCCTCCAGCAGCGCGCTGACCGTGGACACCGCAATGCCCTGCGCCCGCGCTGCGCCCTTGATGCCGGTGTTCTCGATGTAGATCAACTGCAGCGTCTGGTACAAGCGTGGCCTGGTCAGCTTCAAGGACTCGACAGCAACGTTGGTCTGCTCGCCATCAATCTCCAACACCGGGATGATGTTGCCCGCGTACCGGGTGTCCGATGCCTCCGCCAGCAGCACCGACCGGGTGGCAAAGCCCAGGCCACCGCCTTCATTACGGGCCTTCCACAGCGCCCAGTTGACCAGCTTCTGTTTCACCCATTCAATGCGCGCCACGGGTCACCTCCATCGGCCAGATGCAGCAGGCATCCACCCCGAACTGCACCATGTTGACCGCCACCGCGGCGTTGATGGCAGAGATATTGAACGGCGTGCCGACCACGTAGCCACGCTCCATGGCATAGAACCGGTTGACCTCCCCGCGCAGCCCTTGCCTCACCCACACATAGGCATCGTTGCCTACCTCTGCCGCCTTGTCCTGGATCATCTTGTACACCGTAGGCATACGGGTCTTGATCAGTTCAACCTTGTCGCCCACTGGTTGCTTTACCGCTGAAGTGTCCATGGTGTCCATCCTTTTCTATTGAGATATGGGGGAGTGATAACCGCGTCGAGCGCGAGCGCGAGCGCACTGCGCCCACCACGCCTGCCCGCCTTGCCTATCCACCGTGGGCCACAATCCTCCAGACAATGCAGCAGCTCCAACCCCTCAAACTGGGGAATATGGATTTGCTACAGAGTCCATAGAAAACCATGGACACCGTGGACACATGGACACTTACGTCATAGGTCCGTGCGCAGACTTCCCCGCTACCGCGCCACAATGGAAGTGCATCGCAGCACCCTCCAGCCCTTCGGGCGCACCGACGCGAATCGCGCCTCCCTCGGTGCTTGCAACACGGCGCGTTTGTTGCGCCGTGACCTGTTGGTCAGAACGGCACATCGTCTGCGTCCTCATCTATTGCGACCGCGCTGCCACCTTCCGGCTGCGCTGCCACCATCTCATCGCCATCATCGGTAGCAGGCCAATTGCGTGGCCGCACGAACACCTGCGCCCGCACGTTGTTCACCTGCTTCTTGGCCTTCTCCCACCCCTCGGAGATCATCCAGGCCGTGACCTCACGGGCAAGGCCTGGGCTCGCCTTGGCCGCATCCGCCCCCAGAGCTGCAGTCAACTGGCTCAGCGTTACATACTGGGTGAATTCATTCAGCAGCAGACCCGATCCAGTCGGGGTCGGCGAGCGCGTCAACAAATGCAGCAGCTCGCTCTCCACCGGTGTTTCCATCAAGCGGCTGGCCTGCATTGGCGCAAACAGTCGGCGCTCCTGGTCCGCCGTCGGCGTATAGGGCACACCCTGGCCGAACAGCGTAAAGGCCTCGGCAAACACCTGGTCGCGGTACTTGGCCACCCAGTCGGTATTGATCTGGTGCTTGACGGGGATAGGCCAGAACCGACGGTTGCCTGTGCGGTCGCGCAGATATGAATTCTCATTTGTCGAACCCACCAGCACGCACTGCCGGGCATGCGCTGCCACGGTGGCGGCATACGCCGCACGGAAACGGTCCACTTTCGACGAAATAAACGCCTTGATAGCGCCCACTTCCGTCTTGCTGAAATGCATCAGCTCTGCAATCTCGTACACCCACAGGCCCTGCACCTGTTCCTGGGCTTCTTTGCCTTTGCCCACCTGGAATGGCGTGTCGCTGAAATGTTTGGACCCGGCCAGGATCTCCACCAGGGTGGACTTGCGCAGGCCACCAACGCCCTCCAGCACCGGGCAGTAGTCGAACTTGCAGCCGGGTACCATCACCCGGTTGACCATGCCCAGCAGCCAGTAGCGGCCCACCAGCTGCAGATACTCCAGCATGGGTGCGGACAAGGTATCGGGCGACTCCCCCAGGGCATGCACCAACCACTTATCGATACGTGATTTTTGGTCCCACACCACCGCTTTCAAATACTCGCGGATGGGGTGGAAGCGGCGGGAGTAGCCCACCGTGGTGATAGCCTCTTTCAAGAATGCCCGGTTCATGCTGGGCAGCCCGTAGCGTGATGTCAGGTACTCCCCCAACATTAAATCCACCTCTTCGGTGATGTCGCCTACCTGGGCATGCGGCCAAGGCCACAAGGTCCGCGCCTCTATGTTGTGCGTCAATTCGTTGTACGCCAGCACCTCGCACAAAGCCGGGTCGGTGCGCAGCGCCGCAATCACCAGCTCCCGCGAAGTTTCCCAGCGGTGGCGGCGCTCGCTGTAAAACGGCAGCAGCCACATGGGCACCGACTTGCCACCGATCCACTCGGCTGCGCCGTCATCATTACCACTGCCCTCAGTGCTAACGAGACGTTCGCGTTTTTTTTCTGCAACCGGCACCGCGCTGCCGCCACCAGGCGGCAAGGCATACGCCTGGCCGAACAGGGCCAGCACGCGTTCAAAATCCCAGCCGTCCACCTCGATGGCATCGCGGCAGTCCCAGCCATCGGCCACTGCACCAGGTGCGGGAATGGGCAGCAGCTGCACCGTGCAGGTGTGTGCATCCCGCAGCAGCGCGCCAATGCCCAGCATCGCAGCCATACCGCCCTGCTTGTCAGCGGGCAGCAGCGGCTTGGCTGCGCGCGCGGCTTCCAGCGCGATTGCATCCGAGCAGGCAGCTTCCTCGGCTTGGGTCAGGTTTGCGCGCTTACCATCGCAGTCAGGCCACAGCAGCACCGTGGTGCCAGCCAGCCAGCTCCAGTCTGCCTTCTTCCAGGCCTTGCAACCGCCCACCCAGCTTGCCACCACGTACACACCTGGTGCGCCTGCGTCCAGCAGCAGCTGCAACACCTCGGCCTTGACCTCCCCTTCCACCAGGACCACGGTGCGCTGGCCGGGCGACGTGCCACCGGGCAGGTAAAGCGGCCGGGGGTCATTCCAACCCCGCCAAATCCACTTGCTACCGCCATCCTTACTGCTTGCGCAAAACACATAGGGCAGCGTGGCCTTGCCCCCATCGCTCTTAGTGAAGCGCACGACAAAGCCATACAGCGCACCGTCCCGTGCATACCGGGCTATATGCTGGGGCGGGTAGTCGCGGTAAAAATGTTTGTGATCGGGTTCCTGCGCGTAGCCAGGCACAGGGGCGATCGGTGTCCACCCCTCTTTGTCAGCTTGAGGTTTTGCCACGGCTGGCAGCTTCACAGGTGCAGGCCGTGGCTGGGCCGATGCAGCAGGCTTGCCCTGCACATTCGCCACCTGTTCCAGCCCATACTGGCGGGCCAGCTCGACCGCCGCATGGCCGTTGTCCATGCCGTGGATGGAGGCGTACAAGCTCACCAGGTCATTGCCCCGGTGGTCACCGCCAAAGTCGGCCCACCGGCCCGCGTTCTCGCCGGTCAGGCGCACGCTCAGACTGGGGGACTTCTCAGACCGCCAGTAGCTAGCCACCAGGTACTCGCCATTGCTCACCTTGCCGCCGGGCAACCACAGGTTCACCAGCATGTCCGCATTGGGCAGCAAAGCCTCCGCCAGGGCGCGGATGTTCAAGGGCGGCAGGGGTGCCCGCCCTGGTATGTCACCCGCCATTACTCTGCCTCAGCCCGTGGCGTGCAAATCGACACACCACGCCAGGCGGCCCAACCGTCCGCAGGCTTCAAGGTAGCCATCTTGCTGCAGGCGTACTCGGCCACTGGGCAATTGCGGTAGTCCACCTTGCGCATACGGGGAATATGCAACAGCCCTGCGCGGCGCAGGTTGTCTATCGTGCGACGTGCGGCCAGCTGACCTACGCGCGCCTTTTGGGCCAGCTCACGTACGGTGGGTGCTTGCTCGTCTGTAGCCAGCGCCACCGCCGCAGCAAGGAGTGCCTCGCGCACTTCGCCTACGGGCCTCATGCGCCAACCCCTGTAGGCAAGCCCGCCTCATGGCGCCGGCGCATGGTGCGCAGCATATCCAGGCCGCACACCGTCAGCGCGCCCCACTTGCGCTCGGCATCGGCCAGCTCGTTGGCAGTGACCACATTGTCCAACTCGGCCATGGTGATGCTGGACACCACGGCTGCAAGACGCTCCAGCAGCGCGGGCAAGTGCTGCCCTGCCCCTCCCACGGCATCCAGCCCCTCGGGCAGTGGCACCACCGCGCAGTTGCGGTGCGCGGCAATAGCCAACAGGATCAGGTTGTTGTCGGCCAGATCCATGATCTTTACCGCATCCACCAGGCCCAGCTTGGCCGAACCCTGGCCGCGCAACTCATGCGCCAAGGTAGACGCGCTCTTGTTCGGCATGCGGGGGGCTAAGGAACCCGCACCGCCCGGGTAGTCATTTACGGTGTTGAAAGCTGCATCCAGCGGATTCATAAGCATGGCAAATTCCCTAATTTTTTGCTATAGATAAAATAGCTAACAACGCCCATGATTCGGGCATGAACACGCAAAATCACCCAATAATCAAATCTAACCAAGCCTGCAGGCGGGGCACTCCATCCCACTCGAGATTTGCCAACGCACTACACATGAGCGGCTCCCTCAGGTTGTGTAGGGGCGGCCGAGGCGAGTTCTGGCCAGATTTGCGCCCAGTCATCGGGGCGAAGAGCGCGGCGGGTGACTTTTCCGCCTGTCGCTTTCTCGATGGGCCAACAGTAATTTGCGGGCACCGAACCGCGCTTGAACCAGCCTGCCACGGCCGACTGGACAACACCGCAAACATTCGCCAACTCACGCTGGGAGCCGATGATGCTGATAGCTTCAAGTAGAGGTTTCATCCCCCCATTAAATCACGAACGTGATAACAAAACAATCACCAAAGTGATTAATATTTCTAGTCAAATCACTTTCGTGATCACAATTGCAGAGCGCCTTAAACAAACACGGGAACATCTTGGGATGAGCCAGGGCGACCTTGCGAAAGCCGCGGGTGTATCCCAAGGAACCATTGGCAACGTAGAAAGCGGGTTCCGCAAAAACCCACGTGAACTTCTTGCGATCGCCAAAGCACTGCGGGTGCATCCGGAGTGGCTCAGGGATGGCAAAGGCCCTCAACACTTAAACACTGGCGACCTGACGGAAGAGGCCAGGCCCGCAATCATCAAATACGCGCACCGCGCTGGTGTGGTTCAAGGTGGGGACAATGGCTTTATCGAGACTTACGACCCCGCGCCGACATTGCAAGAATCTGAACCAATCGCCTACGTCTCCACCAAAAGTGATGAGCAAGCCTATGCGGTCAAGGTGCGTGGCAACAGTATGGAGCCAACCATCATGGCTGGGTGGGATGTTGTTGCTTCGCCCGCTCGATCAGCCGAACCGCCAGATCTGTGCGTGGTTCATTTCACCAACGAACGCAAGGCCCTCAAACGCCTTGTCTGGGTTCGCGATGGCATGGTGTGCCTTGAGTCTTTGAATGCAGCGCACCAGAAAATCACCGAGCCCACTGCGAACATCATCCGCATGGACAAGGTGATATCCATCGTTCCGAACTGACACCCCAACTACCTCACACTGTCCAGCACCATGCTTGTTTGCCAGCGCATCGCCAACCCTCCAGTTGTTCCCACCGATTTTGACGCACGCTGGAATGGCCCAGATTTTGGGCTAGTGTGCGCTTGGCTGCGCGGCATTGAAAAGGCTAAAGAAGCACCCGACCTGGCGCAACGCGCCGCGGCTGGTGAGTTGATAGTGCTGCCCTGGAAAGGCGGCGTATCTACCGCCATAAAGGGCACCAACAAAGTCGGCGCTCTGCTGTACGTAGCAATGTGGCTCGGCATGCGCGGCAATGATTTGGTGTTGGACACCGAACTAGAGCTGCAGATGGTGTGTACCCGCACAGGCGTGCCAGTCACCTACACCCGTGACTCGGCCAAACTCTCCACCGCAGAACCCTAACTCTAGAGGCCCCATGGCAACAGATCTCCGAATCGCTGCCTCGATCCAAAACCGGAGCCTCACCCGGGCCACACAAATGCTCAGTGGTCTGGTGATGGGCCTGGTCGCCGACGGTCAACTTGTAGACGCTGAGATCTACATGCTCCACACCTGGCTGACAGCCAACGCGGAAGTCACACAAACATGGCCCGGTTCCGCCATTGCTCGGCTGTTGAGCGAGGTGCTGAGCGATGGCGTGATTACAGCCGAAGAAAAGGCCCATCTACTCACCAACCTGCAGAGCCTGGTGGGCAGTGACTTTGCGGAAACCGGCTCAGTATCCCCAACTACCGATAACCTGCCGTTCGATCAAGTCAGCAGCCTGGCAGTGCAGGATGCTGTGTTATGCCTTACCGGTGAGTTCATGTACGGAACCCGGAACGCCTGCGACCAACTTTGCACCAAAGCCGGAATCTTGACGCACCCCACTGTCACCAGAAAAGTTTCCCACCTGGTTGTCGGCACACATGCATCCCCAGCATGGGTGAACACTAACCACGGCCGAAAGATCCAGAAAGCCATGGAACTACGAGATGCGGGACATACCATTCTCATCATCCCCGAGCGCATCTGGCTTGACTCCCTAAGCGCGACGTAAAAACACCTGCTTCGAGAAGCCCGCTGATTGCGGGCTTTTTGCATTGTTGAAATTTAATCACTTTCGTGATTGACTTTTAAATCACGTACGTGATAATTCAGCCATCCCAACCCGGAAGGCTGAAATGCAAACCACCACACAACCCGCAGACCCCGCGTCTGCACCCCTAACGCCCCCCGCGCCCGGTGCTGCCGCCAGCACAGACCGGCAGCTCTTCGCCACGCTACGTTCTTCCATCGAGGCCGCAGCGTTCATGCAGTGCCTGGTCACTGCTGAGGCGGAAGCGCTGGACGGCCCCATCGACCATGAACAGTTTGCCCAGGAGTGCATGCGCACTGGGGCGGCACTGGCATGGCAGATGCATGACAAGCAGGACGCCACAATTTTCCACGCGAATCTCAAGGCCATCCGTTCGCTGCTGCAACGCATCCAGCGCGATCCCCGGCTAGCGTACTACTTCGACCAGTGCAGCCAGTCGTTCGAAGACCTGACCGCTGCGCACGCGATCAACTACAGGCTGGACCTGGCGCTGTTCCGAAAGGAATTTGCGGGCACGTTGACATATGAAGCGCCCCCAGTGGCGCAGGGTGATGGCGCATGAGCCAACCCAAGCCCACCCGCACTTGGCACCGCGGTCCTCCGCCCCACATCGGCTGGTGGCAAGCCTCCAGCGGCCGCAGCACCCGCACCTGGCGCTGGTGGAACGGCACCTGCTGGAGCATCGTCGCGTTTCCCGAAGACGACCTGGCCAGCGTGGCTATGTGTGCCGCCACACCTACCGAATCAACAAATGTGGAATGGACCACGTATTGGCCTGACTTTGCTCGCGTGCCGCGCACTTCGCCATTGATTCCTCCCCTGAACCTGGATGAACTATGGGGAGACGCAGCATGAACGCCCTGACCAAATGGCTGGTCTCCGCCCTGGCGGCCCTGCTGCTGGGCTCTACCTACCTGCTGGACGGCCCCAGCGCCATGGATGTCGAGCGCGATACCGCAACCGATGTGCAGACGGCCCAGCTCGACGCACAGCAGTCCAACCGCGCCGAGGTGCAGCCATGAACGCATTTGTCCACACGTCTGCACTGCAGCCCGAAGCGGATCTGTTTGGCGCCGCACCCACCCACCGCGAGGCCCCTCACGTGGTGCTGGATGCCACGTTGACCCGCAATGCAGAGGTGCGCAACAAGCCGGTGGGCGATGGGGATCACGTGTTCCCCGTGCTCAGCCTGGAGCTGCGCACCGCTACCGACCTGCAGCAGACCCTGCACGTCGAGCAGGTGTTTTCCGAGTCCACCCGCCACCTGGCGGAAAAGCTGGCCGCCACCCTCAAGCGCGGCGACCACGTCCGCATTACCTCCACCCTCATCCACATGCACGTGCGCCTGCCGCACGCCCAAACCATCGAGCGCCTCCAATGACTACCACCGCACCCTTCATTGCCCACTACCCCCGCATCATCGGCCTCACCGGCCTGATGGGCAGCGGCAAAGACACCATCGCCGAGATCCTGCGCAAGCAGCGCAACTACGTGCCCGTGGCCTTTGCCGACCCGCTGCGCCAGGAAATCATGGACGCGTTTGGCATCCCCATTGAGGTGCTGACCGACCGCGCCACCAAAGAAGCTGCCACGCCCCAGCTGGCGCTATCGCGCTGCCGCGACTTCGACTTCGAGGCCTGCATGATCAACTACAACAAAACGCCGCTGCTGGACATGACGCTGCCGCGCTCGCCCCGCTGGATCATGCAGCGCTGGGGCACCGAATACCGCCGCGCCCAGGACCCGCACTACTGGACCAAGGCCATGAACCGGCGACTGAGCCACCTGAGCCAGCAGGGGCAATGCATAGCCGTAACCGACGTGCGCTTCATGAACGAGGCCCTCCTGGTGCGCGAACACGGCGGCTACATCTGGCAGGTGAACCGCGGCTTCACCATCGCTACGCCAGGTGCGCACAAGAGTGAAACCGATGGCGGTCAGTTCTGGCCCGATCGGACCATCGACAACAGCGGCGACCTGGCGCAGCTGCAGAGCCGCGTGCTGGCTTTAGTGCCTGCCGTCACTGGAGTTACAGCATGAGCAACACCAAAATGAAAGGCCCACCCAAACCCAATCGCCAACCGCGATTAGTTCGGCAGCACGAGCAACTCGACTTAAATGACCTCCCCAATGTCATCGTGGCTATGTTGGGCAACCTTGAGACAGCTTTGATATCGGCTGGCGCAGTAGCAAACAAAGACTACTACTGGCCGATGCTCATCGAAGGTGCAATCAAGCTGGCGGCCGAAGCGGGTTTCCTCAAAGACACAAACGTGATTCTTGAGGACATTGAATCTTCACCAGGCTCCTTCCTATGAACGCCCCCACCTTCGCCGACCTCCCCCTGTCGGCCATCACCCCCAGCCTGACCAATCCGCGCAAGACCTTCCATCCTGCGCGCCTGGCAGAGCTTACCGCCAGCATTGCCTCCAGCGGCGTGCACCAGCCCATACTGGTGCGGCCGCTGCCTGCGTCGCGCCTTGAAGACACCTCGAAGACAAGCCCGCGCCCCGAATACGAACTTGTCGCCGGTGAGCGCCGCTACCGTGCCAGCCTGGCCGCCAAGCGCGACACCATCCCGGCCATGGTGCGCGACCTCACCGACGACCAGGTGCTTGAAATCCAGATTGTGGAAAACCTCCAGCGCGAGGACATCGCCGCCCTGGAAGAAGCCGAGGGCTACGAGCGCCTGATGCAGCACAGCAGCATCACCGCCGAGCAGGTTGGCGACAAGATTGGCAAAAGCCGCAGCTACGTCTACGCCCGCCTCAAGCTGCTGGACCTGTGCCAGGAAGCGCGCAGCAGTTTGCGTGATGGCAGCATCGACTCCAGCCGCGCCCTGCTGATTGCCCGCATCCCGGACCACAAGCTGCAGATCAAGGCCATCGAGGATATCCTGATGGGCGTTCACGACTACAGCACGGGCGAAACTGCACCCATGGGGCAACGCGCCGCTGCGGCCTACATCCAGCGTAAATACATGCTCAAGCTGGACACGGCCAAGTTCGACATTCTGCGTGTGGACCTTGTGCCCAACGCAGGTAGCTGCAAGACCTGCGCCAAGCGTACCGGCCACGAGCCCGACTTGTTTGCCGACGTCAAGAATGCAGATGTGTGCACCGATCCACCCTGCTTTCACAAGAAAGAAGAAGCTCACAACGCCACCATGGTCGCCGAGGCCCAGGCCAAGGGCCAAACCATCATCGCGGGCAAGGAAGCCCAGGAGCTGATGCCCCAGCACAGCTACAACGCCAAGTTCAAAGGCTACCGCCGACTGGACGATGCAGCCGACAGCCCCACCAACCAGCCGCTGCGCAAGATCATCGGCAAGCAAATGGACGTGGAAGGCATTGCCCAGGTGATGATCGAGCACCCCTACTCTAAAGGCACGCTGGTTGCGGTGCTGGCTAACGAGGTGGTGCTGCGCCTGCTCAAAACCGTGCAGGGCCAGGCAGCAGCAGCCACCAAGACGGTGGACAAAGAAGTCCAGCAGTTCGCCGACGAGAAAGCAGCAAAAGCCCAGGCCAAGGCTACAGAGCAGTTTGAGCAAGGTTGGCGCGACACGCTGCTGTCGGATACCTGGCATGCCGTCAATAAAGACGATGTGCCGGTAATGTCCAGCATGGAGTTTTGCCGCTATTTGGCCCGCCGCGAAGCCATCAACATCCACCAGGACAACGCCGACGCGCTGTGCAAGCTGCTGGACCTGGGCAAGGTGTCTTCGCACAGCGCGGTGGTGGACTTTGTCAAAACCACCGACCGCCCCGACCTGGCGCTGGCCTTGCTGGTAATGCAGCGCGATTCCGGCCGCAACCACTATGCCCATGGCCGTCCGCCGAACGAGGGCCTGATGCTGGTGGCTGAAATCGCCTTTGGTGACAAGCTGAAATCAGTGATCAAGGACATAAAAGCCGAGGCGCAAGAGCGCTTTTTGCCGAAACCCAAAGCCGCAGAACCGCTTCTACCCCACTCCCCTGCTGCGCAAGCTGAGGGGGAGGCGGGGGGAGGTAAGAGCAAAAACGCGGATGGGTCCAAAAAAACGCGCCCCGCTGCGCCTGCGGCGAAAGCCAAGACTACTGCGGAGGAAGCCGCTCTAGGCATCGCCCAGGCGATGCAAGGCATTGAGTCCGCCGCACTGGCGGCGGAGGGGTCCGATCTGGGCGCTGACGCGCAGGGAATTGATGCCACCGCACTTGCGGTGGCGGGCACGTCTGAACGGCCCGCACAGGAACCATCGGCGGCGGCGATTGAGATTGGTCAACGTGTGCGGGTGCTGGTGGGTGTGAAAGGCCCCAACGCCAAGTACGTGGGCAAGGAAGGCCTGGTGCGCAGTCGATTGGGGGCGGCCTGGATGCTGATGTTTACAGGCAAGGGCAGCAAAGTGGGTTCGATGGCCAGCTTTGATCGGAATGAGCTCGAGGTGGTGGAATCATGAACGGCCTACGCAAACCCCGCCAGGTGCGCTGGACGAAATGCGCAGACACCATCAGCACCGCCATCCTGGGTGCCACCAAGCTGACCGCAACCGAGCGCGCCAGCGTGTTGGAACCGCTGCAGGATGCCCACAAAGCCCTGCGCGAAGGTGTAGCCACCCAGTGGCAGTGGACGCAGTTCGCCAGCGCCATGGAAGTGGCCCAGGCAATAGAGCAACGCGGCGTGGTGCGCGGCCTCAAAGCCCACCTGTACGCCGCTGAGCTGGCGCTGCAAGCCATCGAGCGACGAGCCATGCGGTGCAAGACCTGGCAGGCTGTACCGCTCGACCTGGAGGAGCTGGACACCCTGGCCATCGCCATCAACTTGCACGAATTCCAACTCACCCAGCTGGGTGCCAGCGAGTTTCACGCCGCCGTCAAAACAGCCCTGGGCCATATCACCAGCAGCGCTGGCCAGGTGCTGAGCATCAAGCCACCATCAATCGAAAGCCGTAGCCATGCCGCAAGCTAAACCAACGCCCGGCACCGGGCAATCGTCTGAGGCAGAAACCGCCCAGGTGCTCTACATCATCCGCGCCAGA
This sequence is a window from Rhodoferax sp. WC2427. Protein-coding genes within it:
- a CDS encoding HNH endonuclease — translated: MPQAAAKPCSHPGCGVLVRDGSSRCAKHPRPQWTKKPTATKRITGRKLQAMRADLFRRAPLCVACKALGVVMLATQRDHIIPLAEGGADDQSNEQGLCDACHDAKSLTEASRGRHRAFGG
- a CDS encoding VapE domain-containing protein — protein: MNIRALAEALLPNADMLVNLWLPGGKVSNGEYLVASYWRSEKSPSLSVRLTGENAGRWADFGGDHRGNDLVSLYASIHGMDNGHAAVELARQYGLEQVANVQGKPAASAQPRPAPVKLPAVAKPQADKEGWTPIAPVPGYAQEPDHKHFYRDYPPQHIARYARDGALYGFVVRFTKSDGGKATLPYVFCASSKDGGSKWIWRGWNDPRPLYLPGGTSPGQRTVVLVEGEVKAEVLQLLLDAGAPGVYVVASWVGGCKAWKKADWSWLAGTTVLLWPDCDGKRANLTQAEEAACSDAIALEAARAAKPLLPADKQGGMAAMLGIGALLRDAHTCTVQLLPIPAPGAVADGWDCRDAIEVDGWDFERVLALFGQAYALPPGGGSAVPVAEKKRERLVSTEGSGNDDGAAEWIGGKSVPMWLLPFYSERRHRWETSRELVIAALRTDPALCEVLAYNELTHNIEARTLWPWPHAQVGDITEEVDLMLGEYLTSRYGLPSMNRAFLKEAITTVGYSRRFHPIREYLKAVVWDQKSRIDKWLVHALGESPDTLSAPMLEYLQLVGRYWLLGMVNRVMVPGCKFDYCPVLEGVGGLRKSTLVEILAGSKHFSDTPFQVGKGKEAQEQVQGLWVYEIAELMHFSKTEVGAIKAFISSKVDRFRAAYAATVAAHARQCVLVGSTNENSYLRDRTGNRRFWPIPVKHQINTDWVAKYRDQVFAEAFTLFGQGVPYTPTADQERRLFAPMQASRLMETPVESELLHLLTRSPTPTGSGLLLNEFTQYVTLSQLTAALGADAAKASPGLAREVTAWMISEGWEKAKKQVNNVRAQVFVRPRNWPATDDGDEMVAAQPEGGSAVAIDEDADDVPF
- a CDS encoding phage regulatory CII family protein translates to MLMNPLDAAFNTVNDYPGGAGSLAPRMPNKSASTLAHELRGQGSAKLGLVDAVKIMDLADNNLILLAIAAHRNCAVVPLPEGLDAVGGAGQHLPALLERLAAVVSSITMAELDNVVTANELADAERKWGALTVCGLDMLRTMRRRHEAGLPTGVGA
- a CDS encoding transcriptional regulator, giving the protein MKPLLEAISIIGSQRELANVCGVVQSAVAGWFKRGSVPANYCWPIEKATGGKVTRRALRPDDWAQIWPELASAAPTQPEGAAHV
- a CDS encoding XRE family transcriptional regulator, whose product is MNQPATADWTTPQTFANSRWEPMMLIASSRGFIPPLNHERDNKTITKVINISSQITFVITIAERLKQTREHLGMSQGDLAKAAGVSQGTIGNVESGFRKNPRELLAIAKALRVHPEWLRDGKGPQHLNTGDLTEEARPAIIKYAHRAGVVQGGDNGFIETYDPAPTLQESEPIAYVSTKSDEQAYAVKVRGNSMEPTIMAGWDVVASPARSAEPPDLCVVHFTNERKALKRLVWVRDGMVCLESLNAAHQKITEPTANIIRMDKVISIVPN
- a CDS encoding ParB/RepB/Spo0J family partition protein, with amino-acid sequence MNAPTFADLPLSAITPSLTNPRKTFHPARLAELTASIASSGVHQPILVRPLPASRLEDTSKTSPRPEYELVAGERRYRASLAAKRDTIPAMVRDLTDDQVLEIQIVENLQREDIAALEEAEGYERLMQHSSITAEQVGDKIGKSRSYVYARLKLLDLCQEARSSLRDGSIDSSRALLIARIPDHKLQIKAIEDILMGVHDYSTGETAPMGQRAAAAYIQRKYMLKLDTAKFDILRVDLVPNAGSCKTCAKRTGHEPDLFADVKNADVCTDPPCFHKKEEAHNATMVAEAQAKGQTIIAGKEAQELMPQHSYNAKFKGYRRLDDAADSPTNQPLRKIIGKQMDVEGIAQVMIEHPYSKGTLVAVLANEVVLRLLKTVQGQAAAATKTVDKEVQQFADEKAAKAQAKATEQFEQGWRDTLLSDTWHAVNKDDVPVMSSMEFCRYLARREAINIHQDNADALCKLLDLGKVSSHSAVVDFVKTTDRPDLALALLVMQRDSGRNHYAHGRPPNEGLMLVAEIAFGDKLKSVIKDIKAEAQERFLPKPKAAEPLLPHSPAAQAEGEAGGGKSKNADGSKKTRPAAPAAKAKTTAEEAALGIAQAMQGIESAALAAEGSDLGADAQGIDATALAVAGTSERPAQEPSAAAIEIGQRVRVLVGVKGPNAKYVGKEGLVRSRLGAAWMLMFTGKGSKVGSMASFDRNELEVVES